The following proteins come from a genomic window of Larimichthys crocea isolate SSNF chromosome III, L_crocea_2.0, whole genome shotgun sequence:
- the znf703 gene encoding zinc finger protein 703, with protein MRDPPGGPEPLLRSKSPERTNASGDPHRKGAERPSVSTPTSSPSPTDPSRQAKRLPIRVIKMLTAHSGHLLHPEYLQPLTSAPVSIELDAKKSPLALLAQTCSQIGKPDPSSSSKLASLSSGSLGDKESSSRSSKSGEQHHSLEDKSSFKPYSKSPGDCRKDVQVTKGPSDKAAFRVPNGSSSSGTASCTSFPPHSQSPSSSSPPLHTQSQPHRQSHSPSTQPPPHSQAPHMDNKPGNSEQASLDSNNNSAGKKDSDAAKSGMDGAQLANSSHIRASANSSNASSASSPRPESKADLQASSQPGLGSGHIAPVSPFKPGHSVFPLPPASMGYHGSIVGAYAGYPSQFVHGLDPTKSGLGLGLPGKHPSSSPLTGASPPSLMQGLCRDPYCLTYPNAPHLGGSNCSTCVHDPSSLKSGFPLVYPSHHLHSLHSSALSSSTTPTLSHPLYTYGFMLPNEPLPHACNWVSVGGPCDKRFSTSEELLAHLRTHTALPGMVDSKLLSGYPSSVSSSASCHLHLPPPSSPGTLPSSFSLRGSPGLSLARYHPYSKSHLAGAPGLPMPSLPSSSAYYSPYALYSQRLGSASALGYQ; from the exons ATGAGAGATCCCCCCGGTGGACCTGAACCGCTTTTACGCAGCAAGTCCCCGGAGCGCACCAACGCCAGCGGTGATCCACACCGCAAAGGAGCGGAAAGACCGTCCGTTTCCACACCCAcgtcttctccttctcccacGGATCCCTCGCGCCAGGCTAAAAGGCTTCCCATCCGTGTCATAAAGATGTTGACGGCGCACAGCGGCCACTTGCTGCACCCGGAGTATCTCCAGCCCCTCACATCAGCGCCAGTTAGTATTGAg ctGGATGCCAAGAAGAGTCCTCTGGCTTTGCTGGCCCAGACCTGCTCTCAAATTGGCAAACCAgacccttcctcctcttccaagCTGGCCTCCCTCTCCTCAGGCAGTCTGGGAGACAAGGAATCATCCAGCCGATCTTCTAAATCTGGAGAGCAGCACCACTCCCTGGAGGACAAGTCCAGCTTCAAGCCTTACTCCAAGTCACCAGGTGACTGTCGTAAGGATGTTCAAGTGACAAAGGGGCCTTCAGATAAAGCAGCTTTTAGGGTGCCAAATGGAAGCTCCAGCAGTGGCACTGCTTCATGTACGTCCTTTCCTCCCCATTCCCAGTCACCCAGCTCCAGCTCTCCTCCCCTGCACACTCAAAGCCAGCCCCACAGACAAAGCCATTCCCCCTCCACGCAGCCCCCGCCGCACTCCCAGGCCCCGCACATGGACAACAAACCTGGGAATTCAGAGCAGGCCAGCTTGGACAGTAACAACAACAGCGCTGGCAAAAAAGACTCAGATGCAGCTAAATCAGGGATGGATGGGGCTCAGTTAGCCAATTCCAGCCACATACGAGCCAGCGCCAACTCCAGCAATGCCAGCTCTGCCAGCAGCCCGCGACCAGAGAGCAAGGCCGACCTGCAGGCCTCCTCACAGCCTGGCTTGGGCTCTGGGCACATCGCCCCTGTCTCCCCATTTAAACCAGGACATTCTGTCTTCCCCTTGCCTCCTGCGTCCATGGGCTATCACGGCTCCATTGTCGGGGCGTACGCTGGCTACCCATCCCAGTTTGTTCACGGTTTGGATCCTACCAAATCTGGTTTGGGGTTAGGACTTCCAGGGAAACACCCCAGCTCCAGCCCACTCACTGGTGCTTCACCCCCATCCCTGATGCAGGGTTTATGTCGGGACCCGTACTGTCTGACTTACCCCAATGCACCTCACCTCGGAGGAAGTAACTGCTCCACCTGCGTCCATGATCCCTCCAGCCTCAAGTCTGGTTTCCCCCTGGTTTATCCCTCCCACCACCTCCATTCCCTACATTCCAGCGCCTTGTCTTCCAGCACCACACCCACCTTGTCCCACCCCCTCTACACCTATGGTTTCATGCTCCCCAATGAACCGCTGCCCCACGCCTGTAACTGGGTATCTGTCGGAGGTCCCTGTGACAAGCGGTTTTCCACGTCAGAGGAGCTACTAGCCCACTTGCGTACCCACACAGCCCTGCCTGGGATGGTGGACAGTAAGCTGTTGTCCGGTTACCCTTCATCAGTTTCATCATCAGCCTcctgccacctccacctgccccCACCCAGCAGCCCAGGTACTCTACCCAGCTCCTTCTCCCTCAGAGGCTCTCCTGGCCTGAGCCTGGCTCGCTATCACCCTTACAGCAAATCCCACCTGGCTGGAGCCCCTGGACTTCCCATGccatccctcccctcctcctcagcGTATTACTCCCCCTATGCCCTCTACAGTCAGAGACTGGGCTCAGCCTCGGCCCTTGGCTACCAGTGA